The Chryseobacterium indicum genome includes a window with the following:
- a CDS encoding helix-turn-helix domain-containing protein — MKKKFSNPPLYDEETMHTILDIFSGILETLEKKQIGDLQYYDSADVKRLLKISDSTLFRIRKSQNIPHVKIGKKIYYPKWFFNTALKK; from the coding sequence ATGAAAAAGAAATTTAGCAATCCTCCGTTGTATGATGAGGAGACCATGCATACCATTCTGGATATCTTTTCCGGAATTCTGGAAACTCTTGAAAAAAAGCAGATCGGCGATTTGCAGTATTATGACAGTGCCGATGTAAAAAGGCTGCTGAAGATCAGTGACAGTACCTTATTCAGAATCCGGAAATCACAGAATATTCCGCATGTAAAGATCGGAAAGAAGATATATTATCCCAAATGGTTTTTT